One region of Bacteroidota bacterium genomic DNA includes:
- a CDS encoding T9SS type A sorting domain-containing protein, producing the protein MRKLTLFVLFLMSFVLMTSYLANAQSTANYTLTTNTNGSLAADMNGNTVDMTTGATSLLAAGTDDTSSPLTSIGFDFFFMASRYTQFSISDNGIITMGTTTTTGQYVIGGNSTPVLAPFANDMRVGTDGIVRYKVVGSAPNRTLVIEWSNTMIRYLSTAAAGTATFQARLYESTGVIEYIYGTMTTNSAATNVYYVGFSNNTTALNIMTLNTNTNATNTTITQTSNSYSASSTITDLNSASNGSRKYYRFTPPVRTAPTSLSFTSVGSSSMTLNWTDNATGENGYVIYNSTDGGTTYNFVQTAAANAVTANVTGLTLSTTYQWKVFAYSEGGFSTALTGTQATSGPVTKTASTGGWNTPGTWTPSGVPSSTDNVVIPDGVTVTIDATGLVCYNLTVGGGTSGVLQYQATPTAGLLVSQTVTVNAGATFTAGSGSLTTATLGIGTNATTATTGSLTNNGTFDMNTTAGVITTFFGNQNGTISGSGGTTDFYTITLNKGTTQTGAILDVTSVITMRAIAASALGITMTAGTLKISSATTITPWGGSQTIIGLNSRLWLNNASCSILAGSAGAPTINGELRIDNGTFTYGSGNNTMTFGTSGVLNMSGGTLNMNGAVAWNAASTSQLLMSGGNFNIDINATNALTTGTAALTINSTMTVVWSGGTITIVDPHSAAGGTAFSGTTGGTKTITGGTLQIGDGTSTTSGGTLSNTSGFGLTSTMSLWNLSINNRTDGSTSRMARLLSDITVLNSITIQSNAYLFVGSATTTRVLTLTGNTFTNSGTLAGDIPGGTTQFLGTLALSPTSGTIALSGAGKFAALSTIQNSGDVTLSQTDTFVVNRINLFRGLFTRVSNFKIGRPTSIAIIQVGGNGGVADGGSFDAVPTIVTTAGSPSYFYSTSTANPVVMGNYNEMAAGDVSITQFLLNNTNGLTVNRNVTLVRFLSMTAGNFNFGTYNLTMGSSTNIDTILYTAGLLNFTTGTISRYFPTTGLPTTMGTLAAAGTNKGFYPIAYNGNNRNFSLSFSVQNALSTGGYITVSHSNNSGTTSISSYTDAAVSVDTRSNASWTVTQSGCVLTGTINSRIQGSGGLFLVNTLANLRMVNSTLAAFATSSNGTNTVTDPQVNRTGMNLTNLVSTFYFGGNSADIGSVISWVGTTGNWSDPTNWSSNPSLPTSTDNVSIAPGSAGTITVDGNYAVNSLTCGTNATISLGVNTLTVNGSLTQSAGVITLGSGTLNVKGNFTKSSGTFTQGTGTLSLTGTAASQTITFGGSQSLYNLTMSGGSSGGFSKIFTVSQTLTVGNNYTVETTAKLALTAATSTTHNIAGNLVYSGATGGSNIGSLTLNMTGSGKTIDGSVTDNFSTGINSISSANQENRFDTKYQFVKNDESENAIQIIQRENLAFDYTTRSQNDAGIQPSFDLDRKDITSKEEVQIVKNGGDKESVIKNEEGKEVKTIDDVKPRHTYYYTYERMKSVVDRIFEAQRPNERIIIILEDATLIKNPDEGNLDVATTTFEFNLTIATAASITLNDNISMNTGRTLTVNGRLNCGTQTVGGAGNITVVGATQSTAAGVVGTSNTSSAGFNNFTASGTINWTTGGTTVGMVDYMANADQTINITNHPANTFIMCSTGGIKTQSADYTFSANSDCGVLSGSTPATNKGTLFVNSGATYADGGFAITTPNSNTPYNHFIVSGGFTSTGSGKIRMLGSTVSYFMATNGVTFGELQFSYSSTGSWNFASDASGNTSTISMRKLTLDGTTTQTLNTSVVGTTNITITGDMACTPGTASNDPGGFQGTTAKTTVLRIQGNFNSTSTNTSQKIMGSTGTNTVEFNGSSAQTIGYPASVTSLTIFAGVQFKINNSAGVTLTNNSASACTFTMGASSSFVGALGALSLGAADIFAYPANATATFSGGVISDITWPASNGPVNIVIDGAAVLSGNRTISGVLTLTSGTLDLSTFSLTLTGSSPVRTSGSIDASNGSANMIFNNSSPITLPASIFTGNVNRLTMNNSGNVTSSDGITVSDSLEMSNGLLIMGSNTITIGTSTSNVGTLTRTGGSIRGNIRRWFGTTTTTNTIFPLNNGATDYVAPVISFTNAPTQGGTLTASYHTSGSGTLSDNGGLGYIPAPQLGVNFINLAPQYWTITAADGLESASFLYDIKFKANNMNLSTTNYQYTGLAKRHDNTQPWAWDYTNHTTTADSNGLSLLTVAGHGFNSFSDFGVVGNVDNLLPVELSTFTANVERRNVNLKWTTAVEENNVGFDVERKPEGAATWSKLNFVRGNGTSNSPHNYTYEDRNISTGKYNYRLKQTDNNGNYKYYTLTTLVEIGVPTKYDMSQNYPNPFNPTTKINYDLPFDSKVSIRLYDMTGREVATILNQNVSAGYQTVQFNASNLSSGTYFYNIIAEGNNSKFITTKKMVLVK; encoded by the coding sequence CAGCTAACTATACTTTGACTACAAATACAAACGGTTCACTGGCTGCCGATATGAACGGTAACACAGTTGATATGACAACCGGCGCGACTTCTTTGCTTGCCGCCGGTACAGACGATACTTCATCGCCATTAACCAGCATCGGCTTTGATTTCTTTTTTATGGCTTCAAGATATACTCAGTTTTCAATCAGTGATAACGGTATTATCACGATGGGCACAACAACAACTACCGGTCAATACGTGATAGGAGGTAACTCTACTCCTGTTCTTGCTCCATTTGCCAATGATATGAGAGTTGGTACAGACGGAATTGTAAGATATAAAGTTGTTGGCTCAGCTCCTAACAGAACTCTTGTTATCGAGTGGAGTAATACTATGATAAGATATTTAAGCACTGCTGCTGCAGGTACTGCAACTTTCCAGGCAAGATTATATGAATCGACCGGAGTTATAGAATATATTTACGGCACGATGACGACAAATAGTGCTGCAACCAATGTCTATTACGTAGGGTTCTCTAATAATACGACTGCTCTGAATATTATGACTCTGAATACCAACACGAATGCTACTAATACAACCATTACTCAGACTTCAAATTCCTACTCAGCAAGTTCAACAATTACAGATTTGAATTCTGCTTCAAACGGAAGCAGAAAATACTACAGATTTACTCCTCCCGTTCGTACAGCTCCAACAAGTTTAAGCTTTACTTCTGTAGGTTCAAGCAGCATGACATTAAACTGGACAGATAATGCAACAGGAGAAAACGGTTACGTAATTTATAACTCAACTGACGGCGGTACTACATACAACTTTGTTCAAACTGCCGCTGCCAATGCAGTTACTGCAAATGTTACCGGACTTACGCTGAGCACAACTTACCAATGGAAAGTATTTGCTTACAGTGAAGGGGGATTCAGTACTGCTCTTACTGGTACACAGGCAACATCTGGACCGGTTACTAAAACAGCTTCAACAGGCGGTTGGAATACACCTGGTACTTGGACACCTTCGGGAGTGCCATCTTCGACTGATAATGTAGTCATTCCTGATGGGGTAACTGTTACAATTGATGCTACCGGTTTGGTATGTTATAATTTAACAGTTGGCGGCGGGACATCCGGGGTTCTTCAATATCAGGCAACTCCAACTGCAGGCTTACTTGTCTCGCAAACTGTTACTGTAAATGCAGGCGCTACATTCACCGCAGGATCAGGTTCATTGACAACAGCTACTTTAGGTATAGGAACAAATGCAACAACTGCTACTACAGGAAGCCTTACGAATAACGGTACTTTCGATATGAATACAACAGCCGGAGTAATTACAACTTTCTTCGGAAATCAAAATGGTACAATTTCAGGATCAGGAGGTACAACAGATTTTTATACCATCACTTTAAATAAAGGTACAACTCAAACCGGAGCTATTCTAGATGTTACATCTGTTATAACAATGCGCGCAATTGCTGCAAGTGCATTAGGAATTACTATGACTGCAGGAACTCTAAAAATTTCAAGTGCTACAACTATTACCCCATGGGGAGGCTCACAAACTATTATAGGTTTGAACTCACGATTGTGGTTAAACAATGCATCTTGCAGTATTTTAGCGGGATCTGCAGGTGCACCTACTATTAACGGAGAGCTTAGAATTGATAACGGTACTTTTACCTATGGTTCAGGAAATAACACAATGACTTTTGGAACTTCCGGTGTATTAAATATGTCAGGCGGGACTTTAAACATGAATGGAGCTGTAGCTTGGAATGCTGCTTCTACTTCTCAGTTACTGATGTCGGGCGGAAATTTTAATATAGATATAAATGCAACAAATGCATTGACAACTGGTACTGCAGCATTGACGATTAACTCTACAATGACTGTTGTCTGGTCAGGCGGAACGATTACCATAGTAGATCCTCACAGCGCGGCAGGTGGTACAGCTTTTTCCGGAACTACAGGCGGAACCAAAACTATAACCGGGGGTACTTTACAAATAGGGGACGGGACATCTACTACTTCTGGTGGTACTTTATCGAACACATCAGGATTTGGACTAACAAGCACAATGTCACTATGGAATTTAAGTATCAATAACAGAACTGATGGATCAACATCAAGAATGGCTAGATTATTAAGCGACATAACTGTATTAAATAGCATAACAATCCAAAGTAATGCATATCTTTTCGTCGGCTCGGCTACAACAACTCGAGTTTTAACACTTACAGGAAATACTTTTACTAATAGTGGTACTTTAGCTGGTGATATTCCCGGAGGTACAACACAATTCTTAGGAACTCTTGCACTTTCGCCCACTTCAGGAACTATTGCCTTATCGGGTGCAGGCAAGTTTGCTGCACTGAGTACTATTCAGAATTCAGGCGATGTAACCCTTTCACAAACTGATACATTTGTTGTAAACAGAATAAATCTTTTTAGAGGTTTATTTACCAGGGTTTCTAATTTTAAAATTGGCAGACCTACTTCAATCGCAATTATACAGGTTGGTGGAAATGGTGGTGTTGCTGATGGAGGAAGTTTTGATGCAGTTCCAACAATTGTAACAACTGCAGGCAGCCCTTCATATTTCTATTCTACATCTACAGCGAATCCTGTTGTTATGGGTAATTATAATGAAATGGCGGCAGGTGACGTTTCAATAACTCAATTTTTATTGAATAATACAAATGGTTTAACTGTTAACAGAAATGTAACCCTTGTTAGGTTTCTTTCTATGACTGCCGGAAATTTCAATTTTGGTACATATAATTTAACTATGGGGAGTTCGACCAATATTGATACAATACTCTATACTGCAGGTTTATTGAATTTTACAACCGGAACCATTTCCAGATATTTTCCAACTACAGGGCTTCCTACAACCATGGGAACATTAGCAGCAGCCGGCACAAATAAAGGATTTTATCCAATAGCTTACAATGGTAATAACAGAAATTTCTCTTTATCATTCAGTGTCCAAAACGCTCTATCCACGGGTGGTTATATAACTGTTTCGCATAGTAATAACTCCGGAACAACTTCAATTAGCTCTTATACAGATGCAGCTGTTAGTGTTGATACACGGTCTAATGCTTCGTGGACAGTTACTCAAAGCGGATGTGTGTTAACGGGTACAATAAATTCAAGAATACAAGGCTCGGGAGGTTTGTTCTTAGTAAATACACTTGCAAACCTTAGAATGGTGAACAGCACTTTAGCAGCTTTTGCAACATCATCAAATGGTACAAATACAGTAACAGACCCGCAGGTAAACCGAACAGGTATGAACCTGACTAATTTAGTATCTACCTTTTATTTCGGAGGAAATTCTGCAGATATTGGTTCAGTTATATCATGGGTAGGGACTACAGGAAACTGGAGTGACCCGACAAACTGGAGCAGTAATCCTTCGCTGCCCACTTCTACAGATAACGTTTCAATTGCACCCGGTTCAGCCGGAACTATCACTGTTGACGGAAATTATGCAGTCAATAGTCTTACCTGTGGAACGAATGCAACTATTTCACTTGGAGTGAATACTTTAACAGTAAATGGCTCATTAACACAATCTGCAGGAGTAATAACACTTGGCTCCGGAACATTAAATGTAAAAGGAAACTTTACTAAATCCAGCGGAACTTTTACACAGGGAACAGGAACATTATCTTTAACAGGAACGGCTGCTTCGCAGACAATTACATTTGGCGGTTCACAATCGTTATATAACCTTACTATGTCAGGCGGAAGCTCAGGCGGCTTCTCAAAAATATTTACAGTATCTCAAACTTTGACAGTAGGTAATAATTATACAGTTGAAACTACAGCAAAGCTTGCTCTTACTGCAGCAACTTCAACAACTCATAACATTGCAGGAAATCTGGTTTATTCAGGCGCAACGGGCGGATCAAATATAGGAAGTTTGACTCTTAATATGACGGGAAGCGGTAAAACAATTGACGGTTCTGTAACAGATAATTTCAGCACAGGAATAAATAGTATTTCATCAGCTAATCAGGAAAACAGATTTGATACGAAGTATCAGTTTGTAAAAAATGACGAATCTGAAAATGCAATACAGATTATACAAAGAGAAAATCTGGCTTTTGATTATACAACAAGAAGTCAAAATGATGCAGGCATACAGCCTTCATTTGATCTTGATAGAAAAGATATAACAAGCAAAGAAGAAGTTCAAATAGTTAAAAATGGCGGTGATAAAGAATCAGTTATTAAAAATGAAGAAGGAAAAGAAGTTAAGACAATTGACGATGTGAAACCGCGCCACACATATTATTATACTTACGAAAGAATGAAAAGCGTGGTCGACAGAATTTTTGAAGCGCAAAGACCAAATGAAAGAATTATTATAATTCTCGAAGACGCAACGCTGATTAAAAATCCGGATGAAGGTAATCTGGATGTAGCAACAACAACATTTGAATTCAATCTTACAATTGCCACAGCAGCTTCAATAACATTGAATGATAATATTTCAATGAATACCGGCAGAACATTGACAGTAAACGGAAGACTAAACTGCGGAACACAAACAGTGGGCGGAGCAGGAAATATTACTGTTGTAGGTGCTACTCAATCAACAGCTGCGGGAGTTGTCGGAACATCTAATACATCTTCAGCAGGTTTCAATAACTTTACTGCTTCAGGTACAATTAACTGGACGACGGGTGGTACTACAGTAGGTATGGTAGATTACATGGCTAACGCAGACCAGACTATAAATATTACAAATCACCCTGCGAATACATTTATCATGTGTTCTACCGGCGGAATAAAAACACAGTCTGCTGATTATACTTTCTCGGCAAATTCAGATTGCGGAGTATTAAGCGGTTCAACACCTGCAACCAATAAAGGAACACTTTTTGTAAATTCAGGAGCGACGTATGCCGATGGAGGATTTGCAATTACAACTCCAAACAGTAATACTCCTTATAATCACTTTATAGTTTCCGGAGGATTTACTTCTACAGGTTCGGGTAAAATAAGAATGCTTGGCTCAACTGTTTCTTATTTTATGGCTACCAATGGAGTTACATTCGGTGAGCTGCAGTTTTCATATTCATCTACAGGAAGCTGGAACTTTGCATCAGATGCGTCGGGTAATACATCAACAATTTCAATGAGAAAGCTGACATTAGACGGAACGACAACTCAGACACTAAATACGAGCGTTGTCGGAACAACTAATATCACAATAACCGGTGATATGGCTTGCACTCCGGGAACGGCATCAAATGACCCGGGTGGATTCCAGGGCACGACTGCTAAAACAACAGTATTAAGAATACAGGGTAACTTTAATTCAACAAGTACAAATACGTCGCAGAAGATAATGGGTTCAACCGGTACTAATACTGTTGAATTCAACGGCTCATCTGCGCAAACAATCGGATACCCGGCTTCTGTAACCTCGTTGACTATTTTTGCAGGCGTTCAATTTAAGATAAATAACTCAGCAGGTGTAACATTAACTAATAACAGCGCAAGCGCATGTACATTCACCATGGGAGCAAGCAGCTCTTTTGTTGGAGCATTAGGCGCATTATCGTTAGGAGCGGCAGATATATTTGCATATCCTGCAAATGCGACAGCAACATTTTCCGGCGGTGTTATTTCAGATATAACCTGGCCGGCATCAAACGGTCCGGTAAATATTGTAATTGATGGCGCAGCAGTATTATCAGGCAATAGAACAATTTCCGGAGTACTGACATTAACAAGCGGTACTTTAGATTTAAGCACTTTTTCACTAACCTTGACAGGAAGTTCTCCTGTAAGAACATCAGGCAGTATTGATGCAAGTAACGGAAGCGCGAATATGATATTTAATAATTCGTCACCTATTACTTTGCCTGCCTCAATATTTACAGGAAATGTTAACAGACTCACGATGAATAATTCAGGTAACGTAACTTCAAGCGATGGAATTACTGTATCGGATTCCCTGGAAATGTCAAATGGTCTTTTGATTATGGGCTCTAATACTATAACTATTGGAACTTCAACATCGAATGTAGGCACATTAACAAGAACAGGCGGCTCAATAAGAGGTAACATTAGAAGATGGTTTGGAACAACTACAACAACAAATACAATATTTCCTTTAAACAATGGAGCTACAGATTATGTTGCTCCCGTTATTAGTTTTACAAATGCACCTACACAAGGCGGTACATTGACAGCTTCTTATCATACTTCAGGTTCAGGTACTTTATCTGATAATGGCGGTTTAGGATACATTCCTGCTCCACAGCTGGGTGTAAATTTCATTAACTTAGCTCCACAGTATTGGACTATAACTGCTGCCGATGGATTAGAAAGTGCTTCGTTTTTATATGATATTAAGTTCAAAGCAAACAACATGAATCTTAGTACAACAAACTATCAATACACAGGTCTCGCAAAAAGGCATGACAACACACAGCCCTGGGCATGGGATTATACAAACCATACTACAACTGCTGATTCAAACGGGCTTTCACTTTTAACTGTAGCAGGTCACGGATTTAATTCGTTCTCTGATTTCGGTGTAGTTGGTAACGTAGATAACCTGCTTCCTGTTGAACTTTCTACATTTACAGCTAACGTTGAAAGAAGAAATGTAAATCTTAAATGGACAACTGCGGTCGAAGAAAATAATGTAGGTTTTGATGTTGAAAGAAAACCAGAAGGAGCAGCAACATGGTCTAAGTTAAATTTTGTTAGAGGAAACGGAACATCAAATTCCCCCCACAACTATACTTACGAAGATAGAAATATTTCTACCGGTAAGTATAATTACAGATTGAAACAAACGGATAACAACGGTAATTATAAATATTACACATTGACTACACTGGTTGAAATTGGTGTACCGACTAAGTATGATATGAGCCAGAACTATCCGAATCCGTTTAATCCAACAACAAAAATAAATTATGACCTGCCATTTGATAGTAAAGTATCTATCAGATTATATGATATGACAGGTAGAGAAGTAGCAACGATTCTCAATCAGAACGTTTCTGCAGGATACCAGACAGTTCAGTTCAATGCTTCAAACTTATCAAGCGGAACTTACTTCTATAATATTATTGCAGAAGGCAACAACTCTAAATTTATCACAACTAAGAAAATGGTTCTGGTAAAATAA
- a CDS encoding T9SS type A sorting domain-containing protein: protein MDDLVTNSGGVVTFGSGYYTVNDTIKVKAGDTLYINTDITVKFAAGRSLACAGTLYFNPPTGILFTPVDTTTKFSGVRIDSSNSSVIRKLTLEYSVALRVNDGSAIVDSCIFSNNGLIASNFTNAAIVVLRTNNRMTVSNCQFLNNYRAAIQSGSNISTPMTITDNYFIGNDRLLVNTPQINLANSGVGDTIKITNNTLLKPSTNCGGISFLSSSGQLNAIVTGNVIKNNRYGINVQGGNSITYVRIAYNQIDSNNIQNSPSLGGSGIACSGGTAVSQPNTIITGNLIRWNLWGVTIQNRHKPNLGNITNADTSDDGKNVFVNNTNGTTPFIDLYDNSIDSIYAQNNFWNTSNIDSVALKIFDNTDNTALGVVYSTPIKSATPKDPTNVYYGNNGASGTALYYFANSLPGGTPSPSQPEFSWRDTTGSTSLIVSGVAVTTISAGTVNDGRFDVTGQFGGDFVRFFGTSYLQMYVGTNGIINFNPFTPTGSAVAPPSTGLPTGLVTTAVFPLWMDFDFSTGPVPNRLSYKITANEIIVTYDNAFVSGGSSSEYVTFQVVMEKRSSSSQNSRIVYQYDFDHTGADFINLYNNNTLPTHLVGLNFLSSGSNYAMYRFKTSNTLVAAGPLFGSPLAVAFGPDNTQLPVELASFTANTVHNNVNLNWSTVSELNNNGFDIERKTASSSWVKVGYVNGNGTSNNSHSYSFVDNNLSSGKYNYRLKQTDYNGNFEYFNLSGEVIIGVPEKFELSQNYPNPFNPSTKIAYSLPFDSKVEIRLYDVMGREVMTLENSVQTAGYHSVVLNASTLSSGIYFYKLIANSNEQQFSKTLKMLLVK from the coding sequence ATGGACGACCTCGTAACAAATTCCGGCGGAGTAGTAACTTTTGGTTCAGGGTATTACACAGTTAATGATACAATTAAAGTGAAAGCCGGCGACACACTTTATATTAATACAGATATAACTGTAAAGTTTGCCGCAGGCAGATCACTTGCATGTGCAGGAACTTTGTACTTTAATCCTCCTACAGGAATTTTATTTACTCCGGTTGATACTACAACTAAATTTTCGGGAGTACGCATTGACTCAAGTAATTCCTCAGTCATCCGAAAGCTTACACTTGAGTATTCAGTTGCTCTAAGAGTTAATGACGGAAGCGCAATAGTTGACAGCTGTATATTCAGCAATAACGGTTTGATCGCTTCAAACTTTACTAATGCCGCAATTGTTGTTTTACGAACGAATAACAGGATGACCGTATCCAACTGTCAGTTTTTAAATAATTACCGTGCAGCTATTCAATCGGGTTCTAATATTTCTACTCCTATGACCATTACTGATAATTATTTTATAGGGAATGACAGGCTGCTTGTAAATACGCCGCAGATAAATCTCGCAAACAGCGGAGTAGGGGATACTATAAAGATTACAAATAATACTTTGTTAAAACCTTCCACAAATTGCGGTGGAATATCTTTTTTAAGTTCATCAGGACAGCTTAACGCAATTGTTACAGGTAACGTTATAAAAAATAACAGATACGGAATTAACGTTCAGGGAGGTAACTCAATTACTTATGTAAGGATTGCATACAACCAGATTGACAGCAATAATATACAAAATAGCCCGTCACTTGGCGGCAGCGGAATTGCATGCTCCGGCGGTACTGCTGTAAGTCAGCCAAATACAATTATAACAGGAAATCTAATCCGATGGAATCTATGGGGAGTTACTATACAAAACAGGCATAAGCCCAATCTTGGAAATATTACAAATGCCGATACAAGCGATGACGGTAAAAATGTTTTTGTAAATAACACGAATGGAACTACACCATTTATTGATTTATATGATAACTCAATAGATTCAATTTATGCTCAGAATAATTTCTGGAATACAAGCAATATTGATTCAGTTGCGTTAAAAATATTTGACAATACAGATAACACTGCTTTGGGAGTTGTTTATTCTACTCCGATAAAATCGGCTACGCCCAAAGATCCGACAAATGTTTATTATGGTAATAATGGAGCTTCAGGCACTGCATTATATTATTTTGCAAACTCCTTGCCCGGAGGAACGCCGTCACCATCGCAGCCTGAATTTTCATGGCGTGACACAACGGGCAGTACGAGTCTTATCGTTAGCGGTGTAGCAGTAACAACCATTAGCGCAGGAACTGTTAATGACGGAAGATTCGATGTAACAGGCCAGTTTGGAGGTGACTTTGTAAGATTTTTCGGAACAAGTTATCTGCAAATGTATGTTGGTACAAACGGAATTATAAACTTTAATCCGTTTACCCCTACAGGTTCTGCAGTTGCACCTCCTTCAACCGGATTACCAACAGGTTTAGTTACTACAGCTGTATTTCCATTATGGATGGATTTTGATTTTTCAACCGGACCTGTACCAAACAGACTAAGCTATAAAATTACTGCAAATGAAATTATTGTTACGTATGATAATGCTTTTGTTTCCGGAGGCAGTTCATCGGAATATGTTACTTTTCAGGTTGTAATGGAAAAACGAAGCAGCTCTTCACAAAACTCAAGAATAGTATACCAGTATGATTTTGATCATACAGGCGCAGATTTTATTAATCTATATAATAATAATACGCTGCCGACACATCTGGTAGGGTTAAATTTTCTCAGTTCAGGAAGCAATTATGCGATGTATAGATTTAAAACATCAAACACACTTGTTGCCGCAGGACCATTGTTTGGTTCACCATTAGCAGTTGCATTCGGACCTGATAATACTCAGCTGCCTGTTGAACTTGCTTCGTTTACTGCAAACACTGTTCACAACAATGTTAACTTAAACTGGAGCACGGTCTCTGAATTAAACAATAACGGATTTGATATTGAAAGAAAAACTGCTTCATCTTCATGGGTAAAAGTCGGTTATGTTAACGGAAACGGTACATCAAATAATTCTCATTCATATTCTTTTGTTGATAATAATCTTTCTTCAGGAAAATATAATTACAGATTAAAGCAAACAGATTATAACGGTAACTTTGAATACTTTAATTTATCAGGTGAAGTTATAATCGGAGTTCCTGAAAAATTCGAACTGAGTCAGAATTATCCTAATCCATTTAACCCGTCAACAAAAATAGCTTACTCACTTCCTTTTGACAGCAAAGTTGAGATAAGGTTATATGATGTAATGGGTAGGGAAGTTATGACTCTGGAAAACTCAGTTCAGACTGCAGGATATCATTCAGTTGTATTAAATGCATCAACGCTTTCAAGCGGCATATACTTCTATAAGTTAATAGCAAATTCAAATGAACAGCAATTTTCAAAAACATTAAAAATGCTTCTTGTAAAATAA